TGCCTGAGGGAATGTGAAGCAGAGTTGGATAAGTCGGTCGAGCTGATTCATTATTACAGCCACCTTTCCCCTGAATTGCTTGCGCATAAAACCATTGCAACACAGGCCAGTTTAAGCCAGGTTAGGTTTGAGCCTTTGGGCGTAGTGCTGGCGGTGATGCCGTGGAATTATCCGGTGTGGCAGATTTTGCGCTTTGCCGTCTCTGCTTTGTGCGCGGGAAATGCTTGTGCCGTCAAACCCGCCCCCAGCGTGGCAAGGGTAACCGCCGCCCTGTTTGATTTGGTGGGCGACGATTTACCTTTTATCCCCGCCTGGCTTGCACACGAAGATTTGGAACATGCCATTGCCGATGCAGATGCCTTAGCCTTTACCGGCTCGGTGGAAACCGGCCGCATTTTGGCCGGATATGCAGGCAGGCATTTGAAGAAAACCGTATTGGAACTTGGCGGAAGTAATGCTTTTATCGTGTTACCGGATGCCGATTTGGCTCAAGCGGCCAAAGATGCCTGCTATTCCCGCTTCCGTGATGCCGGGCAGTCTTGCAATGCGGCCAAACGCATTATCGTTACCGAAGCTGTGGCAGAAGAATTTACCGGCTTGTTTCTGAAAGAATGTGCCTGTCTGAAAACAGGCAATCCGATGTTGCCGGAAACAACATTGGCTCCGCTCCACAGTGAAGACTTACGCAACCAGATACACGGGCAAGTGCAGGATGCCGTGGCAAACGGTGCGGAAATTTTATGCGGCGGCTTTTTACCCGAAAGCAAAGGTTGGTTTTATCCGGCCACGGTTTTGGCAGATGTAAACCCCGATTGCCGCGTATATCACGAAGAAGTGTTCGGCCCCGTAGCCGTTTTACTGCGTGCCCGCGACGCTGAAGATGCCGTTCGCCTCGCCAACGACAATCCTTTTGGATTGGGCGCCAGCATTTATACCGGCAACGAAGAAGCAGCATGGCAATATGCACAAAAGCTGCAAACCGGTGCGGTATATATCAACCGTCATACCAGCAGCGATTTAAGGTTGCCTTTCGGCGGCGTGAAAGCATCGGGTTTCGGAAGGGAATTATCAGAGTTTGGCTTATATGAATTCGTAAACGTAAAAACTTACTGGCAGAAATAAAAATAATGAATACACTATGGAAACACGCTTATCTGGCCGCATTAGCCACTTTCCCGCTAATGCTGTATGCATCTGACTTACAAAAAACATATTTTAACGAACGCGGGCAACATATAGACGATGCCGCGCATGCTGCTTATGAGCGCCAATATGAAACTGACGGCACTCTGGCAAAAGCACGTGACTTCTACTATCCCTCAATGAAAAAATATTCTGATCCTTATGAAATTCCCCTATCGGAAATCAAAAAATTTGTGCCCAATCTGCAAAACGGTACACTGACACTTTGGCATTTCAACGGTACAAAAAAAATGACCGGTTCATACCGCTATGGCAAGCCCCACGGCACTTGGATCAATTGGCACGCCAACGGCCAAAAATCCGCCGTGATACCCTATATAAACGGCAAAGCCGAAGGTCTGGGTGAAAGGTTTTACCGTAACGGCAATAAAGAAAGCGAAATCCGTTTCCGCAATAACAAGGCCAACGGGCTGCATAAACAATGGTATCTGAGCGGAAAACCCAAAAGCGAAAGCATCATCCACAATGATGAAGTCACCACATTGGTTACTTGGGATGAAGAAGGCCGCTTAACTTCCGAATTAAGCATTGCCAACGGCAAACGCAGCGGCATCGTTTTAGATTGGTATCCCGGCGGAGAAAAAAAATCAGAGTCCGCATACCACGATGACATATTAGTAGATCGAAAGGTTTGGGACGAAGATGGCAACATCTTAGAATAAGCTTTTTGAAGAATATAATCACACGGAATATACTTCTCTGAAAACCAATTTAAAATGCCTGTCTGAAAGCTTTTCAGACAGGCATTTTTCGGATTATACCCTTCGGCTTTTATGAAGCTTCATTTTCAGAAGCAAGTTTTTGCGAACCGTTTTCCTGCTTAATTTCACGTTGCAGATAGCGCAGGAACGCATCATAGAAATTGATGTTCATGCTGTGTACCAGAGCAGCACGGGTGTTCGGGATTTGCGCCTCAATATTTTCCGGTTCTTCGATACTCTGCACTTCTATCAATACCGGCTGAGGCAGGTTTTCCGCCAACACATAAACCGGTTTGTCTTTTTGCGGTTTGGCTTTCAAAAGCTGACTCACTTCTTCAGGCCCCAAAACACGGCCTGCATCGGCTCTAGTCAGTTTTTGGACAGGAGACCACTGCACATCCACTTTTTCGCCTGTTTTCAAATCCGCTAAAGTCTGCTTAGCCTGATCAAGCGCCAGTTTGCGGGCTTGCGAAGCCAAATAGGCCGATTTTACTTTTTCTTTGGCCGCTTCAAACGGCTCTGTTGTTTCTTGGCGCACATCCGTTACGCGCACGACCGTAACCACACCGTTGCCTAAAGAAATCGGCTCCGAATTATGCTTGGTCTTCAAAGATTCTTCACTAAACAGCGCCTTGGCCATTTCAGGAGAACCCATCTTTTCTGTTTCGCGTTCCGCTTCGGCTTTGCTTACCCATTGGTCAATCGTGTTCAGCTTCACACCCATTTTTTCAGCAACTTTGGCCAAATCAGTAGGATGGTCAAAAGCCGCATTTTCCAATTCTTCGCGCGCTTTGGTCATCGCCTGCTGGGCTTTTTTCAACTTGATTTCTTCGGCCAGCCAAGCACGGTCTTGTTCAAAGTTCGGCTTATCGCGAATTTCATTCAGCTTGATAATATGATAGCCATATTCCGTTTGAACAGGCTCGCTAACCTTGCCTTGCTCCATTGCAAAAACGGCATCTTCAAAAGCTTTGCCGAGTTTACCGCCCTGCTGTACAAAACCCAAATGACCGCCATTTGCAGCAGTGGCTGCATCAACAGAATATTTTTTCGCCAGTTCTCCAAACGATGCAGGCTTGGCTTTTGCCTCTGCCACAATTGCCGCAGCCAGTTTTTTATTCGCTTCTTTTTCTTCGTCTGTGTTGCCCAAAGGAACAAGAATGTGCTGAACGGAACGGCGCGCCTTACCCTCGTTGGCAGACTGCTCATACGCAGCTTTAATTTCAGCCTCGCTAACCGTCTGCTTGCCGATTAAATCATCCGGTGTCAATGCAATGTATTGAAATTTTACGGCTTGAGGCAAAACATAGTTTTGCTTATTGGCTTCGTAATAGCTTTTCAATGTTGCATCATCCAAGCTGACTTTGCCTACAAATGCTTCAGGATTGATTGAAACCATCCGCACGACACGCGGTGCATTTAAAATACTCACAATCTGTTTGGCTTGAGCGTCGCTTACAATCGCGCCGTCTCTCGACAGGTTTTCCAAAGTTTCCAAAGCCATGGTGTCGCGCTCTTGCTCAACCAATTGATCTTCAGAAATCCCGATTTGCTTCAGATATTCATTAAATTTGGCTTGGCTGAATTTGCCGTTTTCTTGAAATATGGGCGCATTGGCAATTTTCTTTTTCAGCGTTTCCATTGACACACCGATACCCATCAAACGTGCACCTTCTGTCAGGTA
This portion of the Neisseria canis genome encodes:
- a CDS encoding aldehyde dehydrogenase family protein, whose amino-acid sequence is MFLSKHAISQEVLFERAAEPYSEFAEKLALLKQRQQIFAALPVTKRAALLSEFGSRLKAKRAELARMVCEEVGRCLRECEAELDKSVELIHYYSHLSPELLAHKTIATQASLSQVRFEPLGVVLAVMPWNYPVWQILRFAVSALCAGNACAVKPAPSVARVTAALFDLVGDDLPFIPAWLAHEDLEHAIADADALAFTGSVETGRILAGYAGRHLKKTVLELGGSNAFIVLPDADLAQAAKDACYSRFRDAGQSCNAAKRIIVTEAVAEEFTGLFLKECACLKTGNPMLPETTLAPLHSEDLRNQIHGQVQDAVANGAEILCGGFLPESKGWFYPATVLADVNPDCRVYHEEVFGPVAVLLRARDAEDAVRLANDNPFGLGASIYTGNEEAAWQYAQKLQTGAVYINRHTSSDLRLPFGGVKASGFGRELSEFGLYEFVNVKTYWQK
- a CDS encoding toxin-antitoxin system YwqK family antitoxin encodes the protein MNTLWKHAYLAALATFPLMLYASDLQKTYFNERGQHIDDAAHAAYERQYETDGTLAKARDFYYPSMKKYSDPYEIPLSEIKKFVPNLQNGTLTLWHFNGTKKMTGSYRYGKPHGTWINWHANGQKSAVIPYINGKAEGLGERFYRNGNKESEIRFRNNKANGLHKQWYLSGKPKSESIIHNDEVTTLVTWDEEGRLTSELSIANGKRSGIVLDWYPGGEKKSESAYHDDILVDRKVWDEDGNILE
- a CDS encoding peptidyl-prolyl cis-trans isomerase, which translates into the protein MIALTFVGFGVNTVASGGSDYITKVGDQKISQEQINQALRNLQNSGNANVPPASVYQSLLQHAYLTEGARLMGIGVSMETLKKKIANAPIFQENGKFSQAKFNEYLKQIGISEDQLVEQERDTMALETLENLSRDGAIVSDAQAKQIVSILNAPRVVRMVSINPEAFVGKVSLDDATLKSYYEANKQNYVLPQAVKFQYIALTPDDLIGKQTVSEAEIKAAYEQSANEGKARRSVQHILVPLGNTDEEKEANKKLAAAIVAEAKAKPASFGELAKKYSVDAATAANGGHLGFVQQGGKLGKAFEDAVFAMEQGKVSEPVQTEYGYHIIKLNEIRDKPNFEQDRAWLAEEIKLKKAQQAMTKAREELENAAFDHPTDLAKVAEKMGVKLNTIDQWVSKAEAERETEKMGSPEMAKALFSEESLKTKHNSEPISLGNGVVTVVRVTDVRQETTEPFEAAKEKVKSAYLASQARKLALDQAKQTLADLKTGEKVDVQWSPVQKLTRADAGRVLGPEEVSQLLKAKPQKDKPVYVLAENLPQPVLIEVQSIEEPENIEAQIPNTRAALVHSMNINFYDAFLRYLQREIKQENGSQKLASENEAS